A single region of the Mercenaria mercenaria strain notata chromosome 6, MADL_Memer_1, whole genome shotgun sequence genome encodes:
- the LOC123549650 gene encoding calmodulin-beta-like, whose amino-acid sequence MFEMSAFKLLRKKFAQHSDDGAKTEPKLQKGPKVAPKPKRESEANPVTNKGATGKDMKEKPKENPVHKELVNLKPPPVEKKRIHVTEEKHALKETPKSSTDRKSSLPEEKLQELQEAFVLFDKNQDGMITKEELGAVLHALGQRPTVSEVQALIHSVDLDKSGTIDFDEFVKIFSTKLSIDPEKELHEVFCIFDENGDGFISSDELYSMLHKLGEHITKHEAQKMINEADLNRDGKVDYREFKAILNAR is encoded by the exons ATGTTTGAAATG TCTGCGTTCAAACTTTTACGGAAAAAGTTTGCGCAACACAGTGATGACGGAGCTAAAACTGAACCAAAGCTTCAGAAAGGGCCCAAAGTAGCACCTAAACCAAAACGTGAGAGCGAGGCGAATCCAGTAACAAACAAAGGAGCAACTGGCAAGGATATGAAAGAAAAACCCAAAGAAAACCCAGTTCACAAGGAATTAGTAAATCTTAAACCACCGCCAGTGGAAAAGAAAAGAATTCATGTTACTGAAGAAAAGCATGCATTAAAGGAGACACCTAAATCGTCAACTGATAGAAAATCCAGCCTCCCTGAGGaaaaattacaag aactGCAGGAAGCGTTTGTGTTATTCGACAAAAATCAGGACGGTATGATAACGAAGGAGGAACTAGGGGCGGTCCTTCACGCCCTCGGGCAGAGACCCACTGTCTCCGAGGTTCAGGCGCTTATACACTCGGTAGATTTAGATA AGTCAGGGACAATAGACTTTGATGAGTTTGTGAAAATTTTCTCTACGAAACTTTCAATTGACCCAGAAAAGGAACTTCACGAGGTGTTCTGCATATTTGATGAAAACGGGGATGGATTTATTTCCTCAGATGAATTATACTCCATGCTGCATAAACTCGGTGAACATATAACAAAG CACGAAGCTCAAAAGATGATCAACGAAGCTGACCTAAATAGGGATGGAAAAGTGGACTACAGAG AATTCAAAGCCATACTGAACGCAAGATAG